One Pyrus communis chromosome 13, drPyrComm1.1, whole genome shotgun sequence genomic window carries:
- the LOC137713102 gene encoding eukaryotic translation initiation factor 3 subunit E-like, translating into MAEYDLTPRMAPNLDRHLVFPLLEFLQERQMYPDEQILKSKIELLNKTNMVDYAMDIHKSLYHTEDVPQDMVDRRVEVVARLKALEESAAPLVNFLQNAAAFQELKADKQYNLQMLNDRYQIGPEQIEALYQYAKFQFECGNYSGAADYLYQYRALCTNSDRNLSALWGKLAAEILMQNWDIALEELNRLKEIIDSKSFSSPMNQVQNRIWLMHWSLFIFFNHDNGRTQIIDLFNQDKYLNAIQTHAPHLVRYLATAFIVNKRRRPQFKDFIKVIQQEQHSYKDPITEFLTCVYVNYDFDGAQKKMRECEEVILNDPFLGKRVEEGNFSTVPLRDEFLENARLFIFETYCRIHQRIDMGVLAEKLNLNYEEAERWIVNLIRSSKLDAKIDSESGTVIMEPNHPNVYEQLIDHTKALSGRTYKLVGQILEHAQAQIAR; encoded by the exons ATGGCGGAGTACGACTTAACTCCACGAATGGCGCCCAACCTAGACCGGCATCTGGTTTTTCCCCTCCTCGAATTTCTGCAGGAGCGGCAGATGTACCCAGATGAGCAGATCCTCAAGTCCAAGATCGAGCTCCTCAACAAGACCAACATGGTCGATTACGCCATGGACATCCACAAGTCCCTCTATCACACCGAAGATGTGCCCCAAG ATATGGTGGATAGGAGGGTAGAGGTGGTGGCTCGCCTCAAGGCTCTGGAGGAGTCGGCAGCGCCCCTTGTCAATTTCTTGCAGAACGCCGCGGCGTTTCAGGAGCTGAAGGCTGACAAGCAGTACAATCTACAGATGCTCAATGACCGATACCAG ATTGGTCCAGAGCAGATCGAGGCGTTGTATCAGTATGCAAAATTTCAGTTTGAATGTGGTAACTACTCTGGTGCTGCTGATTATCTCTATCAGTACAGGGCTTTGTGCACAAACAGTGACAGGAATCTGAGTGCATTGTGGGGAAAGCTGGCGGCTGAGATATTGATGCAGAACTGGGATATTGCCCTTGAAGAGCTTAACCGCTTGAAAGAAATTATTGATTCAAAG AGTTTCAGTTCACCTATGAATCAAGTGCAAAATAGAATATGGTTGATGCACTGGAGTCTCTTCATATTTTTCAACCATGATAACGGGAGAACACAGATCATTGACCTTTTCAATCAGGACAA gtatCTGAATGCCATTCAAACCCATGCTCCTCATCTTGTGCGTTACTTAGCCACTGCATTCATTGTCAATAAGAGGAGGAGACCTCAGTTCAAGGATTTTATAAAGGTTATTCAGCAGGAACAACATTCTTATAAAGATCCCATCACAGAGTTTTTGACCTGTGTTTATGTTAATTATGACTTTGATGGTGCACAAAAGAAGATGAGGGAATGTGAAGAA GTAATCTTGAATGATCCTTTCCTTGGAAAACGAGTAGAAGAAGGGAATTTCTCTACTGTACCACTGAGGGATGAGTTCCTTGAAAATGCTCGTTTATTTATCTTTGAGACATACTGTCGTATACATCAGCGCATTGACATGGG AGTGCTTGCAGAGAAATTAAACTTGAATTATGAGGAGGCTGAAAGATGGATTGTGAATCTAATTCGGAGCTCAAAGCTTGATGCGAAGATTGACTCGGAGTCAGGAACTGTTATCATGGAACCTAACCATCCGAATGT GTATGAGCAACTGATAGACCACACCAAGGCATTATCGGGGCGTACTTACAAGTTGGTTGGTCAGATCCTGGAACATGCTCAGGCACAGATTGCTCGTTGA
- the LOC137712155 gene encoding uncharacterized protein has product MAKRKVVDYTNRSTKLLDQRNTDAALTALGLVSEALSVSSYSETLLEMKAEALCLLQRYEEAIRLCEQSMAFADSSSKKLESSVPLSVTLRELLRHKAVKHLGQEAIQKQWSIILLLYLAMLDLAPFSAICLCNRGAAHQALGQITDAIADCSLAIAPDGNYVKAVSRRATLHEIIRDYGEAASYLHRLVSILENQSNDMAKESGSLGRSSGSEKELRDAHRHTHLMEEAKKGISLHFYIILGITPSDESSDIKKAYRKAALKHHPDKVITFIPPVLV; this is encoded by the exons ATGGCTAAACGG AAAGTGGTCGACTATACAAATCGTTCTACCAAGCTGCTGGACCAGAGAAATACTGATGCAGCTCTCACTGCTTTAGGTCTAGTTTCTGAGGCCTTGTCAGTTAGCTCTTACTCAGAAACATTACTTGAAATGAAGGCAGAGGCTCTGTGTTTG TTGCAGAGGTATGAAGAGGCAATTCGTCTGTGTGAACAGAGTATGGCATTTGCTGATA GTTCAAGTAAGAAACTGGAATCATCAGTACCATTATCTGTCACCTTACGTGAACTTTTACGCCACAAG GCAGTGAAGCATTTAGGTCAGGAAGCTATACAGAAGCAGTGGAGCATTATACTGTTGCTTTATCTAGCAATGTTGGATCTCGCCCCATTTTCAGCTATCTGTTTGTGCAACCGCGGTGCAGCACACCAAGCATTGGGTCAAATTACTGATGCCATTGCAGACTGCAGTCTTGCCATAGCTCCTGATGGCAATTATGTAAAG GCAGTTTCTAGAAGAGCCACCTTACATGAGATAATACGAGACTATGGAGAAGCGGCTAGTTATCTCCATAGACTTGTATCCATTCTGGAAAACCAATCTAATGACATGGCCAAAGAGTCTGGCTCACTAGGTAGATCCAGTGGCAGTGAAAAAGAATTACGTGATGCTCATCGACATACGCATCTGATGGAAGAAGCTAAAAAAGGAATCTCCTTGCATTTTTATATCATTTT GGGAATTACGCCATCCGATGAGAGTTCTGATATTAAGAAGGCTTACCGTAAGGCAGCGCTGAAGCATCATCCTGACAAGGTTATAACTTTTATACCTCCTGTTCTTGTTTAA